DNA sequence from the Coffea eugenioides isolate CCC68of chromosome 9, Ceug_1.0, whole genome shotgun sequence genome:
TCTGCTTTTGCACAAGAAAATGGGGAAGACCCTGGTCTTCTCATGAACTTCTACAAGGATTCATGCCCTCAAGCTGAAGATATCATCAGGGAGCAAGTCAAGCTTCTCTACAAGCGCCACAAGAACACTGCATTCTCCTGGCTAAGGAACATTTTCCATGACTGTTTTGTCGAGGTGTTCGATACTACTATATCAATATTATTCTGCGTTAGAGAATCTTATGCGTAAATTCTTGAAATTATTGAAGTTGATGcatcttttgttttgttttgcagTCATGTGATGCTTCATTGCTGCTGGACTCAACCAGGAGAGTCTTGTCCGAGAAGGAGACAGACAGGAGCTTTGGTATGAGGAACTTCAGATACATTGAGGACATCAAAGACGCTGTGGAAAGAGAGTGCCCTGGAGTTGTTTCCTGTGCTGATATACTGGTGTTGTCTGCCAGAGATGGCATCGTTGCTGTAAGTTAAATCTTCCTATTAAAGTTCATAGTACTATCTTTTTTAGTAAAACTATTTTCTGTAACATTTTTATTTGTGCTATGCACCATttgaagtaattttttttttcctgaactTCTGAACCACTTAGACGCTTAAAGTTATGGTACAGGGCTCTAAAGTTCTCCAATTTGTGTCGTGCTGGTGAATAATCGTCGTGTTTCTTCCGGACAACTTTAAAGAAACACCGGTTTGTTTGAATCAtatacacatttttcaatcaccttttcctcacatacatcacattaatAAAAATGCTACGGTATTCTTTAAAGaaaatattccaaataatctactaACCAGATAGCTCCTATTCTCTGTTCCACTTGGAAGCTAGTTAGAGACTTGATGCGGGGGTAGTAGCGGAATCTTGTGTTATACCTATACCGAACTTCCTCTTTCCTATCTTACATTAAGGGCTCGTTTCTCACTGTATTTTTCTTGAAGTACAGTGGAAATTGGTATGTTTTCTTCTGGTATTTTGCTGAATACACTTTAGAAATTGGTATAATCCTGTGTTTTGAAACTTTTTTGTACAGTTGGGAGGCCCATATATTCCACTTAAAACTGGAAGAAGGGATGGCAGAAGGAGCAGAGCAGAGATTCTTGAGCAGCATCTCCCGGATCACAATGAGACCATGACCGTTGTCCTTGACCGATTTGGATCTATTGGTATTGATGCCCCTGGAGTTGTTGCCTTGTTAGGTATATACTCCCATACCTGTTCCTACATTTTGTTCCTAAGAATAGGCACAAGAAATTAAGATGCATTGTCCATATCTAAACACGGGGTTGTACTCAGAACTCACACCCTGTATAAGCACTTAAAATAGTTTCAGACAATTCTACTGCTGAAACTAGCTTAGCATTCCCTTAGGAATATTAAATTGATCAACTTAGAATTTTAGCAGTACTTTTACATACCTGAACATATTTCtagcaaagaaaagaagggcTGAATTAACTTTGCTATTAATCTATGGGTGAAGGTGCTCACAGTGTGGGCAGAACCCACTGTGTGAAGCTGGTTCACCGTCTATACCCAGAGGCTGATCCAGCATTCCCAGCTTCCCATGTAGAGCACATGCTCAAGAAGTGCCCTGACACGATCCCTGATCCAAAGGCAGTCCAGTATGTGAGAAATGACCGTGGGACACCCATGATATTGGACAACAATTACTACAGAAACATATTGGACAACAAGGGATTATTGCTCGTGGACCACCAATTGGCTAATGACAAAAGAACCAAACCCTACGTCAAGAAAATGGCCAAGAGCCAAGACTACTTCTTCAAGGAGTTCTCTAGAGCCATCACCATTCTCTCTGAGAACAACCCTCTTACAGGATCAAAGGGAGAGATCAGAAAACAATGCAATCTTGCAAACAAGCTCCATTAAAGGGTTTGCATTGCTGTAAAAATCCCACCTTTTTTCTTCTCTGATGTATGCGTTCAGGAaggagaagaaagggaggattGACCAATAAATTTGAGGTTCACACGCCAGTGGCTGTGACCCATGTTGATATTACGCACTATTTGTCTTGTAGGTTTTATGTATTTCGTTGTTGCTTGATTGCCTGTGAGCTGTGACCTTCCAAGGTCGATCTTAGTAATGATCATGGTGAATGTTCGCGTGGATCATGATGTATTGTTGATGATGATGGTGATTGTGATAGATTAATATGCAGCATTTGCAATGTGATGGTTGCTTTAGCAGATTTGAAGATTAAAGTAATACTTGCACACTGTATTTTCTTTGAAGTTCATTATTGCAAATTTGCAATTATGGCTGCAAGTATAGATCTGGAACGAGTGAAAGAGAAGCATCCTttcaacaaagaaaaagaaagaggagcaTCCGTCCTCTTCAAGGGGACAAAAACTAATAAAGGAAAAGCGAAGTAAGGGCCCTCAGAGAAATTGCTAAAATATGAATTAAATACATAAAGATAAGATTCCCTTGCAAGAGCGGATGTGACTTTATCCatattaaattttcttttattgggGCATGTTTATATTAGGTAAGAGATCATTGTAGCCAGGTCCAGCCACACaaggagaattaagaatgattcTCTGCTGCAAGCCATCATGGCTCGAGACTTCCAGACTAGAGAATAGAAAAATACCTTATGGTGGATAATTATTGTTAATAACCATCATATCTACTTTAGCAAAAAGGTATGATATGCAGTTACTAGTCGATTGAGTTGATCtattcaaatatcaaatttagcTTAATTTAAGAAACTCAGCATTCACTTTGACAGTTCAAACATCTACGTTTTCAGCCCAAAGAAACCCTGGTGCAGAACCTTTTAACACCATTTCACCTCAGGAGTGTACCTGTGGCAATTGCCAAATATAGGTGACTAAAGAGGAAAACTTGAATGCCAGATTGATTCCAGAATACATTGACAATACGTTTCTTACTGTAACAAGTAAAGAAGATATATTTGGCTAGATTTATGCTTCTGCAAGAAAGTACCCCCAACAGATTGAGATCTACTAAATTTTCTCTACTTAGCACTTTTTCTTTTATACACCGTTACTTTCATCACATTCCTGAACCACAATTCTTTTCATATTCAGTAGTCAAGGACATGCGCGTTTCAGTAGCATATTTCAAGGAGAATCCTACTGTCTTTGATCTTCTCTCCAATTTGATCTTAATTTTTTGAAGCATCCTTCCTGTGACCAAACAAGGAGAACATGCATGTTGGAGACATAACAACCATACCTCCTAAATAAATCGAACATTACTTACAATGCCAAATTGAGACAATCCAGTTTATCTAATCTAGGTACCCTCCACACTGGCTGGTAATTCTGGAACTGAATTTACAGGCAATCCTTGGTGCCAAAGTACCAATATTTTGAAAGGAGTCACCACGGCCAATTGCTTTCCAGTAGCAATGTTGAACCGCAGTAGAAGCTGGAATTGAAAGACCAGCAAATTTGTTGAACCACGGTAGAAGCAGGAATCGAAAGCCCACAAATTACACATATAAAGAACTCCAAGTCAATGGTTTGAAGCTTATATGACAATTAGTATCCACCAGCACCTTTGAGTTAAGTTCAACTAGAGGAGTAGAAGTCCCTCTTGAATGGCACTGCTGAAGAATGATAATTCGCATAAAAAGCTATAGAATCCTATTTGTCTCACTTGTCAGATTTTCTGATCTTTTTTGGCTCTATACTGCATGAAGTGCTATTAGAATCATAGTTAGCATTCTCAGATGCTACATCACTCTTCCAAGTATCTTTTGATGGCTTTGGTATTAGAGTAGGAGGGCCATAATAAGGCTGTGGATAGATAGAGATGTAATTCCCAGCAATGGGATACCTAAAGCTATGAGAAGATGGATGAGGGTAGTGAAGGAAGGCAGTGGATGGGTGCCAATACATCATGGGCACAAAGGAACTTGTTGGATGAGGTGGGAACATAGGACATGATGATTGATCACATTGGATGATGTTTGAATTAGCATTGCCGATTAGAGGGTTGGCATTGGAGAACAAGTCTGCTGGAGATTGAT
Encoded proteins:
- the LOC113783119 gene encoding peroxidase 42, with the translated sequence MNSRALFIFAILSFFAFSAFAQENGEDPGLLMNFYKDSCPQAEDIIREQVKLLYKRHKNTAFSWLRNIFHDCFVESCDASLLLDSTRRVLSEKETDRSFGMRNFRYIEDIKDAVERECPGVVSCADILVLSARDGIVALGGPYIPLKTGRRDGRRSRAEILEQHLPDHNETMTVVLDRFGSIGIDAPGVVALLGAHSVGRTHCVKLVHRLYPEADPAFPASHVEHMLKKCPDTIPDPKAVQYVRNDRGTPMILDNNYYRNILDNKGLLLVDHQLANDKRTKPYVKKMAKSQDYFFKEFSRAITILSENNPLTGSKGEIRKQCNLANKLH